In Nicotiana tabacum cultivar K326 chromosome 21, ASM71507v2, whole genome shotgun sequence, one DNA window encodes the following:
- the LOC107787862 gene encoding uncharacterized protein LOC107787862, with amino-acid sequence MVPDKKWMELIHDRLGNAYKLGVDNILDFAFTKLSEARVIRCPCIKCCNTSSGTREMVKSHLIVHGIIQNYTFWYHHGEKLGEPQSNSEDVEDDDIEEAYGEDEIHGILRDLYLDFDADITNIDGDDFLEEEPNLEAKKFYRLLKDFEQPLYQNSKVSKLSTMVKLLHIKSIGRWSYESFTMLLKMLKEDLLTAESNLPDSYYEAKKIIRDLGLSYKKIDACKNNCMLYWKDDKFLESCKVCGASRWKEDKHRGETKFKNGKKIAHKILRYFPLKPILQRLFMSSKISSLMTWNHEKRVDDGMMRHSADSMAWKKFDELHQSFAAEPRNVRLGLASDGFQPFGSSRTPYNIWPVVLIPYNLPSWLCMKQENFILSMLIPGPESPGDAIDVYLQPLMDELKELWETGVETFDASTKQSFILHAALLWNINDFPAYANLSRWSKKGKLACPCCNKEISSIRLENGKKQCYMGHRRFLPLNHKWRNDKQSFDGAKERRLPPKVLSGEDILNQVADLDGLLLTKDLKKKPKISHESRSDNCNKKSISFGLPYWKTLLLRHNLDVMHIEKNVCDNM; translated from the coding sequence ATGGTACCTGATAAGAAGTGGATGGAACTTATCCATGACCGACTTGGTAATGCTTACAAGCTTGGGGTGGACAATATTTTGGATTTTGCTTTTACAAAATTAAGTGAAGCGCGTGTAATACGTTGTCCGTGTATCAAATGTTGTAATACATCTTCGGGAACACGTGAGATGGTTAAGTCACATTTAATAGTACATggaataattcaaaattatactttttggtATCATCACGGGGAAAAGTTAGGTGAGCCACAATCAAATTCAGAAGATGTAGAAGATGATGACATTGAAGAAGCTTATGGTGAGGATGAAATACATGGGATTCTACGAGATTTATACCTTGATTTTGATGCAGACATTACGAACATTGATGGTGATGATTTTCTTGAGGAGGAACCAAATCTTGAAGCAAAAAAATTCTATAGGCTTTTAAAGGATTTTGAGCAACCATTGTACCAAAATTCAAAAGTTTCTAAACTTTCTACTATGGTTAAATTGCTTCATATCAAAAGTATTGGGCGTTGGAGTTATGAGTCATTTACAATGTTGTTGAAGATGTTGAAGGAAGATCTATTGACTGCTGAATCAAACTTGCCAGATTCATATTATGAGGCAAAGAAGATAATTCGGGATCTTGGACTTTCTTACAAGAAGATTGATGCGTGTAAGAATAATTGCATGTTATATTGGAAGGATGACAAGTTTCTTGAATCTTGCAAAGTTTGTGGAGCATCTAGATGGAAAGAGGATAAACATAGGGGAGAAACTAAATTTAAGAATGGGAAAAAGATAGCGCACAAGATTTTACGTTATTTTCCCTTAAAGCCAATACTCCAAAGATTGTTTATGTCCTCAAAGATATCATCTTTAATGACATGGAATCATGAAAAAAGAGTTGACGATGGAATGATGAGGCACTCAGCTGACTCAATGGCATGGAAAAAGTTTGATGAACTTCACCAGTCTTTCGCCGCTGAACCTCGTAATGTTCGACTTGGACTTGCTAGTGATGGTTTTCAACCATTTGGAAGTTCTAGAACCCCGTACAACATTTGGCCTGTTGTACTTATTCCTTATAATTTACCATCTTGGCTATGTATGAAGCAAGAGAATTTTATTCTGTCAATGCTTATTCCTGGTCCTGAAAGTCCGGGAGATGCAATTGATGTTTATCTTCAGCCTTTGATGGATGAATTAAAGGAATTATGGGAAACTGGAGTGGAGACCTTTGATGCGTCAACCAAACAAAGTTTTATATTGCATGCAGCTCTATTATGGAACATTAATGATTTTCCAGCCTATGCAAATTTATCTAGATGGAGTAAAAAAGGAAAATTAGCTTGCCCATGTTGCAACAAAGAAATATCCTCAATCAGGTTAGAAAATGGTAAAAAGCAGTGTTATATGGGTCATAGACGCTTTCTTCCTCTTAATCACAAATGGAGAAATGATAAACAGTCATTTGATGGCGCTAAGGAGCGAAGACTACCACCCAAAGTTTTATCGGGTGAGGATATACTTAATCAAGTGGCTGACTTAGATGGTTTACTACTAACAAAggatctaaagaagaagcctaaaATATCACATGAGAGTAGGAGTGATAATTGTAATAAGAAGAGTATTTCCTTTGGTCTTCCCTATTGGAAAACTCTATTGTTGCGACATAATTTAGATGTGATGCATATCGAGAAAAATGTATGTGACAATATGTGA
- the LOC107787865 gene encoding uncharacterized protein LOC107787865, protein MDQLERIIAQDVKFKPLHEALKNVPKEIDKSDWEWLVKEHFLSEKFKETSIKNSINRSKLRMPHRTGSKPIREIIYELAEIQELVQFEPSLTNIEVIERYFGPQNKSHVVGLGGGITTKELKGGSSSKAAILIELNATRKEKESLQTELNATKKAKDSLEKRMDDFESKYDHLISLLVDQPSSAPSTSQQSTS, encoded by the exons ATGGACCAATTGGAGAGGATCATTGCCCAGGATGTAAAGTTTAAGCCATTGCATGAAGCTCTAAAAAATGTTCCGAAGGAGATAGACAAGAGTGATTGGGAATGGTTAGTCAAAGAACATTTTTTAAGTGAAAAATTTAAG GAAACAAGTATTAAAAACTCGATCAATAGGTCTAAGTTGAGAATGCCTCATCGTACGGGTAGCAAGCCGATTAGAGAAATTATTTACGAACTG GCTGAAATACAAGAGCTGGTACAATTTGAGCCATCTCTTACAAATATCGAGGTAATAGAAAGGTATTTCGGACCTCAAAACAAGAGTCATGTGGTTGGATTAGGGGGTGGTATAACCACTAAGGAGTTGAAAGGTGGTAGCTCCTCAAAGGCTGCAATCTTGATTGAGCTAAATGCAACtcgaaaagaaaaagaatcacTACAAACAGAGCTGAATGCAACTAAAAAAGCAAAAGACTCTCTGGAAAAACGTATGGACGACTTTGAGTCTAAGTATGATCATCTTATAAGCTTATTGGTTGATCAACCTTCATCAGCACCATCTACAAGTCAACAAAGTACAAGTTGA